The following proteins are co-located in the Triticum aestivum cultivar Chinese Spring chromosome 1A, IWGSC CS RefSeq v2.1, whole genome shotgun sequence genome:
- the LOC123175957 gene encoding MADS-box transcription factor 29-like has translation MGNKQEHAVFQALLRFSQWRHKELSRIMDTAVEPNLVLRTNDGWSDLIERYEGINHVEYLKLLADIATLRHERDHLEASVRRQTVEDLPSRATATELRGLEHKLECALGKVRETKVHILEEQNNFLGHMILKVLKHNLCTQPAKC, from the exons ATGGGGAACAAGCAGGAGCATGCGGTGTTCCAAGCGCTACTGCGCTTCTCCCAATGGCGGCACAAGGAGCTCAGCCGCATCATGGACACCGCCGTGGAGCCCAACCTCGTCTTGAGGACCAACGATGG TTGGAGTGACTTAATCGAGCGCTACGAGGGCATAAATCATGTTGAATATCTG AAACTGTTGGCGGATATCGCAACGTTGAGGCATGAGCGTGACCACCTGGAGGCTAGCGTGAGGAGGCAGACAGTAGAAGACCTGCCGTCCCGCGCAACCGCGACAGAGCTCCGCGGTCTGGAGCACAAGCTAGAGTGCGCGCTGGGTAAAGTCCGTGAAACGAAG GTTCACATCCTGGAGGAGCAGAACAACTTCCTTGGCCACATG ATTTTGAAGGTATTGAAGCACAACCTTTGTACCCAACCTGCAAAATGCTAG